ctcaatttgtgatagtgcatcttggtcattaaaacttgatttgatgataactttgaATTTGATAGtccgattagggcttatgaccagtcgatttgattgttacaacatcaagattaTTTTGGTGACATAAGATTAAGGATCTAATAaccagaatcaagatgcatatttccaagtcaaaattacccttttaccctccatgtgaggttaaatgcgggttgcaaaatggggtgtcaatagcatgacaatgaagcatttaatgcatgaagggtcctacaaagatcgaaagaattagatcaaggaccGAAGGAGCATAAACTCAAACATATGAACTTTTTCTCATCCAAACGGAatgattgtttggaatgagtgtctcatgagaagtgagacgagggttggaagaatgagaactagagatgcacatagacaaagaggtaagaacattaaaaactttcttcaacaactACCATTTTCCCCAAAAACCGATTTTGCTTGCAAAAcacaacttccaagaagctcaagtttctcttttctttagattcttttaagagcttgaaacttagagcaatgaggtctAAGATGACTAAAGGCACTGCAATGGTGACAAATAATGGGTTTAGGTCTACTAGGCTTTTTAGGGAGGGTTCTAGCAATaaggttttgttctctcttcaacttgggacattgaggtcttatatgaccGATCACACCGCAATGGTggcaagttggaacaaacttagatccatccaaaaccttagATTGAGACCTAAACGGAGGCTTTGGCTTAAGAGCCTTTCTCTCtacctttttgtttcttttgtgtgaaGGAATGTACACCGATTTGCCTTTAGAGTTAGAGCTCACATTTGACACAAAATCgggtaccacaacatgattgcaacaaatattttcgtCTTTTTCAGCAAtaggttcagcaatcaaacacttagtatgcatcttaagagattcattttcacattttagcttatcaacaagtttgttagacaaaacaagtttagcatccaaatccatattcaaacattcaaactcttttagctttttaagagaaattttCAGCAAGCTTGTTATACTTTTCAACtaatttattggattcattgagcttagcaatcaaatcatccttttcacTAGTGAACTTActcaaattctcatgaaacttcttaacctttttcttcaagagtttgacatttggaatatcaacaacaacaccCATAGATCcatgtaacatgtcatcacaaatttgaggattaacactcatagaggcattttcacaaacataTGGCATGTTACAATCAACAACATCCATATAAGTATACAAAGAactatccatggcaaaacacacaaaggggtcaaggatcacattaaggtaatgaaaccaaaacaagtgtacttgttctgataccaattgaaagctcgaatttgtattaaaaacacaagagctgtttagacccccaattaacaaattacggctagattgcttttactcttacttaatcaaagtgcggaaacaagagtaaatgtgcGCAATGAATCggtactactctagtgcataaatatgaataacaaacaataaaagtaaagcacaagagtaatgaaagaaggatgaaaacacaagataacacgccgatgtgttatcgaagaggaaatcgaagaactcggtgaaaaacctctccgcctcCCTTCaagtggtaaatcgatccactagagaataaagttggagtacacgaataacaaaagaccctccaagcctagtttacccaatgtacttgagccctccaagttcctgctaccaacggctttacggagtcatgtcttctctagctttccagatctcgcaatacgcccgattgcatccgccaagcctcaccggcttcttttggcaaatccccaaagtttcctaatctccaaaacactctctacactctgaaaatgtgtgggttgtgtttgggtacaaatcttctcttaaggtatgacaatgggagagcaAAGGAGAAGAAGCTACATTGATTTCTCACTAAAgatgggtagctctctctctaaaagatgggtgtgtgtgtgttgttgaaaacctatctagggtttttctctctgaatgaccTCCTTacacttttgtgggtaatgagggtatatatagtatgggtgaagggtaagaaagtcacacttaaaaatcctcaaAACAGAGAGTTTTGcaggtatctcgcgggaagacCTTACCTgtgagacactcgcgaaatcctccaggctggcatgactcttcagcttccagcatgtgcttctcacgtgcccTTTTCGTAGGATACTCTTCTCGCGAGCTACTCGCGAGCCAATCGCGAAAatgcactgattcttcatttcaagcttgattattcaccaacttaatactaaacccaatagaataaaaacccacaaaatacaattaacaaaattaaagcaatcacaacactttttgtcatggaataaagtcaacataaaacatagttgtaaatcacaactttacaagaTCCATAcggggagagaaaaaaaattgttaatttaaatTCGAATTTCCACTTGGCACAACTTTTATACGTATGCACAAAATTTGGTTTTGAAGAGTTTGATTTCATGCAATcctacatttatttttttggaggaaaCATGCAATCTGACACTTCAACATGAAGATTCAtcacatttataatttattctttttaaactaataataaaaaaaaattagccaagtatttttcttttgtccaGACCTAAGCGTTTGATTTTGAAGTTTCTAATTGGGATTGATAAACTAAAAACAAGAGTTAAATTGGTAGAGTATGATAAATTTTATCCTGCTATCTTTTTGGTAttcatctttatttatttatttattgagagaATGGTATTCATCTTTCTTATATGATAAAATATACATTAATCAATCATATAAGAGTATCACAATGATCTAGGAAAACTTTTGGGCAGCTCTTAACTCATAgacattattttattcattttcaaataCATCTCATATCCAacttgtaaggacacaatttgaccatcatttttgttatctaacaTCACTAGAATCTAGTTTTTGGAgtccactctttacaaatttaattgtaaaaagGCCATTCAAGTCCATCCCCTTCTGACTGTGGGTTTGAGCTCAAATTATGTCCTTACACAACtcaataattattttcttaattttgtttaaatattattttcttgattgttttaatttttttaataaaaaaaaatactcttctTTTGAAGGTATTTCTCTCCTCCTTTATTGCACAAGGCAAGTCTGCACTGCAACGCTAGTTATCACCACAGTACCACTGCCCGCAACAACCTCCATCTCCATGGCGTTCCCTAATGTTGTTCTCATCACGCAAATCATTGACGCCCAAATCaacaacagagagagagagagagagagagagagagagagagagagagacacttTAAAACTATGCATGGCTATGCTACCATACTTGGATGAGCACTGTAGCTAACAGCATTTCCACTAGTGTCTTACTACTCCAATATGGctggtttagttttttttttaggtaggTTTTATTGTACTAATTGGTTGGTTAATCCAATACTAATGTTAGAAGGGAAATGgggttagcaaaaaaaaaaaaaaaaaaatcctacccTTCTAATTGTAAACCTAGGGAAGagagtcttgacatccattctCTCGTCTCAGGATAATTGATGGGCTCTGTTATTGGTGTTGATATGCCCTATCCAATTCAAGCAGGATAACATAAAACTGCAACTTGTGGTCATTGACTCATTGTTgacttcaatgatcaattcaagcAGGATTTCAGAGACATTTCATTTCATCTTAATCTTTTGGACTACCTCAAATTTTAATGTCTCATAAAGCAATTAAAGCCTTCAATCTTGCTTCATCTATATGCTGCCTGAATTTACATGTCATGAGGAGTTCGTGTCACCTCCCTAATTGGAACCCTCAATAATTTGCTGCAAATTGTTAATTGTTTTCCCATACGTACAAATGTGCAAATGTTGAGTATAAGGTTATAGGAATATTATCTTGAAGGTAGATTCATACATGGTATTTTGTAAATGTGTAAAGTTTGGGTTCAATGCTCTAAAGCATTGTACTTGTCATGTATCACAATCTTGATAAGTTTAGTGCATTAGAGCACGGGATCCAAACCAAGTCCTTAGCTTGGATTCAATACTCTAAAGCATTGGACCTGTAATGTACCACTATCTTGATAGGTTCAGTGTATTGGAGTATTAGATCCAAGTCAAGTCCttttaaatcttaaatgatGAGCAAACACTTTGTTCAAATTAATCGTAAAAATATGCTTGCTAGAAGCTAGAGGGAAGAGGTAAGACGCATGtacaagaaaatttttgtaCAGACCAATTAACAAAGCGGGGTGGAGGACAAAATGAATCCAAGAAAAATTATGTAGTGCCTTCTACCTTTCATTAACACCCTTACTAATATGTGGCAATGTGCATAATAATAGTTACTCGTTTTGAGGGTGAGAAAAAAAGGCATTTGTTATAGGGCACCCGATTTGGAGCAGTAATTGCTCCTCCAtcaccaactttttttttcctacacgttttattagtaaaaaatttgcaattaaaatttacacaaatattTGTCATAAATGCCCCTTAACCCacataaatctctctctctctctctctctctctctgtggacTTGATTGCATCTTTGATCTAGGATGATGCATGGAGAACTTGGCATGGACTTCTAAGTTAAAAAATAGTTTGAAAGACTAATTGTTTGCATTGTGGGTGAAAGTTGATGAGTCAGGAAATAATATTTGTCCATATAACGCAGTGGACGAACAAATCGCCATAAATAAGGTATTTAATGTGGAAGCCGGTACGATTGGATGAAGCAACGGACATAACAGCTCAGAGATATCCAGCTTAGAGCATTAAATCACCATAAGCGTTACCCAGACAAGCGATTAAGCCACCATTAAAGGTCCCCAATGGCTAGAAACATAGAGGcatatataaatcatatcaatcCTAGAGCAAGAGTACAGTTCTTATGCACTTATTATTATAAACACTCAACtactgttttttctttatacctGACTTTGTTATCGGAAGCTCATTGGttggcaccacaccggtgacctaTTTGATTCACTTTTTTCTCGTCTTGTAGATAAACCCAAAACTAGCTGGACGATCACAACTACTGACAAATTCGGCTTCATCAAAATTTATTCTAGGTTTTGTGTAATGGTTTATTAGTCTGACATTTTTgttataatctaatttttattgtacttTAGGTAAATCATCTTTAATTAGGCATTTGGTGACCggacctaaaaagaaaagaaaaagcatagaatgtttttcttatttttttattattatcttttatatatgttaTGAGATGTTCATATTTTAAAGAATTCATCGCAGACTTATTGAGAGTACAAGGTTTAGCAGGCCACGGATCACAAATAATACCCAGTCATGGGCTAATTGTTAGATGAGGACTGACCAAAGCTTAAAGTTAGCCCATGAGGGGCTAATGTCAATAATTGTGACCCAAAATCTGCAAAGCCCGGCCTGTGAATAGCCAGTATTTCATGGATCCTGATAATGGTCCATTAAACTCCTAATGACTAAAAACTAATCGAAAGTAATAATCAACCATCAATTTCAGTTGGTTCAACCTTTTGCCAAAAGCCTAAAGCCAATTGCCCAATTCTTACGTTTATCAATTGTCACATTTGATTCAAAGAGAACGTCTTCATCCTCACCAGCCAGATGGAATATCTCTTTTCTCAAATGTCCATATCTCACCATACCTGTTAAAAATACTTTATGGTTTCTcagttcaaaattttatcataaCGAGATTCTTTCTTCCCTGTTTTCTAATCATTCAATTGATTTCTTAttggttattttttttcataataagtTTAACAAGATCTGAAATTTTGGAAACATAGAAAATTCAACAATTAGTACCATAGCAAATTAACAGTCTTAGCTTGCTCTAACATTCTGCCAACCAGGGACAACCTCCATAGGAGACGAGTGCAGGTGGATCCGCGGTGCGAAATATGCTGCTAACAATCCGAGAACAGTCTTAGTAACAAAAGTCTACTTATAGTTCATATTATTGTCACAAATCATAACATATAGGAACTTACAAGTTACCTTTTCTGACCGATTCTATAAACATTGAGCAAAACCAACATTTCCAGCGTGAAACATGGGAGTCAAAGTCAGCCGCACTACGGGAAACTTAAGCCCTTagttttttcttctgttttttttttttcgcacACGTGACATGAAATTTCTTCAAAGCCAAGGTCTTGTGTCCACTTGAGGgctgttgaaaattgaaatttgagggTCGTAGAAATGTATTACTTTTACTGTTCATGGGAAACTTTACCAAGTAACAGACTAAACCAAATTAATGGGTTTGGCCTAAGTCTGCAtcttgaaatgttttttttacaaGAATCAAAAGGTTGTTGTGACTCACAGTTGGTGATACAGATGTTCGCTTGAAATACAATTAAGTTTCAGAAAGGTGGTGCGTCACAATTGGTTAAGTAGTTGCTTCATCTAATAAGGTTTTGTAGATAATAAGTAATGTGTGTTATAATTAATCTTTTGGAGCAATTGGTAATTAAACCTTTTAGACaactaataatttattatagtATCAAATTAGAGGATCCTTGGTTCAATACTTGTTTTCAATCTACCttctatttaaaatattaaaaaacccACCTATTAGGGACTTCACTTATTAATAAAGAGGAGTTTAGTTCCACACCTAAGGAGTTTTAAGAATTATggttaaaatgtttaaatttataataatatcctaatagtttaaacttttgggagcAATTACTTTAAGAATGGGAATACAAGTACTGCAAcgatggtttttatttttattttttcccacaAGATTTGGCTTTTATAATCACCCAAGTTTTCTTACTACAAATATTTGAGAAATAAGCAAACCAGGCATAGAGTAATATTTAACTtaattcagcaaaaaagaagaagaagaagtaatattTAACTTAGCAGTAAGATTGCTCATAAATTTACTCCAAATTAATCGCTGTTTGCAGCTGGAGACTGCAATTTCACAACTTCTCTGTATCAGGGTATATTTTTAGAAGGTATTAGAAACTAAgaacgcaaaaaaaaaaaaaaaaaaaaaaaaactgaatccgaatttacaaaaaaaaaaaaatattattaaaatccTAGACATGAACATCTGGATGGCAATCCTGATTCTGAATCTCCCGGCTCAAAATATTATAGGTGATGGTGCAATTCATATCCACCACAACATGTTTGTTTACAATGTTCAGAACCTTTACCCGGCCAGTGATTTTTGTATAGCTGCTCACATTCAGTTGTCCTAAAATCAAATCACTACTTAAATTTTGAACAGCCAAAACCTTGCTGGGAATGATATCCACAGTCATGTTCAAACTCACTGAACGCCTAGCCTTAGCCTTTCCCGATGGAATTCTAGCCTCACCCACCGTTGCACCATGATAATAAATAGTTGTAGTACTATTATCATACCTAAACGTTGCTGCGTTGGGGTTCTTCACAAAGACTTCAGCGATGAGTGTGACATTAACATCTTGACTTAAAGCTCCTCTGGAGAAATTCAGATTTGTAAGAGTCAAAGCGTTCATCCTCACCATTGGGTCTCTTATGTGAAAGACAGTGAAGGCTAGGACTAACATGATAACTGCTACGATTAACAAGAGGGCAGTGAAGCAGCCAAAGCACTTGATGCATTTTCTATGGTGAAATTTCGAATGCTTGGCAAGGATTTTTTCTTCACCACTACTGCTGGTTTGGTAGCCAGTTGGGGCTAAGGGCTTGATTTGTTCTCTTTCAGCCATGGCCATatgttgaagaagaaaagtgaaTTGGTGTTAGGTGATATATAATAAGGCATAGTTGGCTTATTGGGTACCCTTCTTTTTGTGCTGAATGTTGGGTACCTTTCTAAACACGTTGCGTCAGGTATACAAGTCTCTGATTCATCATTGGGTCTAAGTCCACTTTATTATGTATATTCTGTCCGAAAACGCGTTGGCACTGAGAACACGGCTTGACTATTGACTTTGGACATTGTTTGAGGAATTCTCGGTTCTCACTTCTCACCTTAGAATtccagttaatatggtttttcCATAATTCAGGGGCGTGAAAGATAACAGATCAAGTtgaccaagttttttttttaatcctattGATCCTAGTTTTGAGGAAGATAAAGATAAGTACTAAGTCTCCTATCAAATATCATCATCTCAAAACCAAGATAAGAACCAAATTAATCTCCTACAAAACAGAGCTGCTGCagaatcttgattcttgagatAGCAACGCATACAAGTACAACTGAGATTTAATCttcttatatttgattttttgatttgtTGCTAGTAACAGATTTACATGTAcagttataaatatattaatgcAAATACACTGGTTTTGGTCATTCAAGCCAAAACCATTTCCCcaacttcatttttttcaagGGGAAGCTTCTAACGAATGTTTATACGATTGTGATTTGTGACATTGACTTGTGCTGTACTTTGAATTAAACATAGCTGGTAAAGGTTGTTTAGAATTACCTCTCTATTTCTATTAACATAATAAATCATCATTCATTcaatatatgtaaaataaataaattaatgtttatcTTGCTGCTATTTGTCAAAAACGCTTGCTTTGATCGGGAACGAAGTCAAAGGAGATCCTCTTTGGGCTGAAGCTAAAGCGGCTCTTCTTGTTATTAATGGTGCTCTATCTCCTTGTATGGattaaaacccatttaaaattctgtcattgcacaatatcaaatttcatCAAGGACATTAATGTAGCTGCTaagtcttatttatttattttaattttattttcgcATGTTATTAGATCTTCAAACTGTTTAGCCAATTCCCTTCCTGCTTGAGCCCCCTCTTGTAATTATCCTGGTACCATTGCCATCTTCATTGTCTTGCCGAGAGAGATGACATATGGCTATGGCCTCTTTTCCTTAATAAATTTCCCTATTACttggcaaaaaaaataataacaattaaataaaaaataaagaagcatCATAAGACCGCATGCCCGCAATAATAGATGAActggaccttttttttttttttataatattatttttttttaaaaaaatctttctttgTAATGAAACGTTCATTAGTGATGTAAAGCTTGAAGCATGCCCTACTAGAGCATCTCCTGCCTCTTATAcaagggttaaaaaaaattctccaaaTTTTGGTTAAACATACACTTTCTCTTTTAATTAGGGATTAATTAGGGATGATGAAATCAACCCAAACCTATTTACCCaccaaaaattcatcaactaaAATAAAACCTATTAATTAGGTAAAATGAGTATTAACTCAATTAAATACAATAACATAAGTATTAATTGAGTATTGATTAGGTAATTAGACCCAAGTATCATTTACCAAATCACTCAActctaaaatatcaaaaaccactaaaaaggCCAAAATGCCCTTGGATccactaaattaattaaaatacacTTCTAATGACCAAAAATACCTCGAAACccccaaaatgaccaaaataccatcgaaatgtaaaaaaaaaaccaaaataccccaaaaattctaaaatgagctaaaatactaaaaaaaacctctgaaattaccaaaaaaaccctaaaacctctaaaataaccaaaatacacCTGGAATTtcttaaaagacaaaaaatcccccaaaatctttaaaatgagCCAAAATACCaagaaacctctaaaatgactaaaataccttGAAACCTCTAAAGTGagccaaaataccaaaaaatctctaaaataacCACAAATATCCTGAAACGtctaaataaccaaaatatccTCGAAActttcaaaatgaccaaaatacccttaaaacctaaaaaatgaccaaaagcCCCTAAAAGCCTctaaaacgaaaaaaaaaaaaaaacttgaaacctctaaaacaatcaaaataccccaaaacctccAAATCACTGAAATAGCCTTGAAATCtgaaatacccttgaaacctttagaataaccaaaatacttttgaaacctttaaaatgactaaaatacctctaaacctctaaaatgatcaaaatatacTCGAAGCCTCTAAAACGACCAACATGCTCCTatacctctaaaatgaccataatacccctgaaaatatttaaaaatatcgAAATACGCtcgaaacctttaaaatgaccaaaataccgtcaaaatcttttaaatgaccaaaatacctttaAACCTCTAAGCCCTTGTTTGGGAGGAGAGAATAGAATGGAACGGAATGAAGAAAATAAGTTTAGATATTCTTttcttcccttgtttgggaatTTTAATAGAGGGAATGGAAAGTTCCTTCcattgtttgggagtttaagtgggagggaatggaatgagtAGGAGGGAATACTCATTCATCTCTATTCCCTTAAtacatcaaatttcattctccccccccccctgaAATTGGGAGAAATTGGaaggaatgaaattagatttaatgaattttttactaaaactccaaAA
This genomic stretch from Castanea sativa cultivar Marrone di Chiusa Pesio chromosome 1, ASM4071231v1 harbors:
- the LOC142622013 gene encoding late embryogenesis abundant protein At1g64065-like yields the protein MAMAEREQIKPLAPTGYQTSSSGEEKILAKHSKFHHRKCIKCFGCFTALLLIVAVIMLVLAFTVFHIRDPMVRMNALTLTNLNFSRGALSQDVNVTLIAEVFVKNPNAATFRYDNSTTTIYYHGATVGEARIPSGKAKARRSVSLNMTVDIIPSKVLAVQNLSSDLILGQLNVSSYTKITGRVKVLNIVNKHVVVDMNCTITYNILSREIQNQDCHPDVHV